GGTTTGTGGATTAAAGTGATTAAAAGTGTTTTGTTTGTCCCACACGCGGAAGGAAACAACTCTTTTAACGTGACACTTCTACTTGTTCCTAGAAATGTCTACTCAAataatataactttttaaaaaaatctgtgaccCAATGAATCAGGAACACCTTGACCCCTAAGTGATGCATGCTGTGTTAGCCCACCATCTGAACCCAAACCTAAGATCTCTCAAACCAACAATGGGCAACCAGTTCAAAATGAGTGGTTCAACAGTCAGGCGCACAGGAAATTCTTTTGAGGACGGTAGAGGCTCCATCTCTGTTCCAGCTACATTTTTATATTTCCCAGTGAGGCAAcagaggagaaggggaggttgatAGGCAGGACCTAGGACTGTCAATCTTCCCGGGGCTCCAGCAGAGGTTTGCCTACCCACAAGCTGTTGTCCAGCAACAAGGGCTCAGCATGGGGGATTGTTGAACTGAAGCTAGAAGCGTCTCATATTTCTTTGGCACTGCAGTTCCTCCTTGCTGTCATTTGACCATGACTAAACAGGGTaagtttccttctttccttccttccttccttcttaatttctttcctgtcccttcccttccctctctttgTTTTGCTTAGGCTAGTGGGACTTCTTGAAATAAAATACATAGCTTTCAGGAGTTGGGGTGGGTAAGGGACATGCtattaaaaaaggaaggaaggctgtgagaagggaaggaaaggggcCTTTAttcaggtttcctcgggaggtggtaagctctccttccctggaggtttttaagaagaggttagatggccatctgtcagcaatgctgattctatgaccttaagcagatgatgagagggagggcattttggccatcttctggggatagagcaggggtcactggtagggttgccaacctccaggtaatagcagaagatctcctgctattacaactgatctccaaccgatagagatcagttcacctggaggaaatggccgctttggcaattggcctctatggcattgaagtcccacccctccccaaaccccaccctcctcaggctctgccccaaaatcctcccgccgatggcaaagagggacctggcaaccctagtcactagggatgtggggggaagtagttgtgaatttcctgcattgtgcagggggttggactagatgaccctggtggtcccttccaactctatgattctatttgaaAGGTGGGCTAGCACAATGCTTACCTGTTTTCAACTGATTGGCATTATTTTGCCCAAAAGCTATGTAGATGGCTAAACCTAAAGCTTAATTTTCACCTCTGGCCACTATCGAAAATATTATTTCTTCTAAAATATAATAACTGTATATTGTTTGTTTGACTTTTTCCCCCTAAGGTTTGCAGGTTCAAGCAATACTCAGTGGTTCCTAGGAGGAAAATCTCTTAAGGGGGCCAGAAAGAAAAATTAGCCTCAGCCATCTAGGGGAACCATCAGACAAAATAAAAGTAATTATTAAAACTATCAGTCTAAAGCTGCTAAACAAGATCTACTCACCCACCCTGTTTCAAATTGAGCTTCCTTTTCTGTCCATTTTATGgttaaactgcaaaaaaaaaaatgatactCTTCTTCATGGAAGGTTTCAATGTCAATTCAAAGTGTCCGAACCAGTTTTCAAAGTTAGCATCTTAACtggagagttaaaaaaaaaacaaaaacacgtgCTGATCTGCAGCTGAACCCAGACTTTTAATGGTTCACCTTCAAAAATTTTGATTGCTGGCCTTGTTACAAAGGCCAGGGGTTTAGTGCTGCTGAGAAGGGCACCATAGTGAAATCAGGACAAGTACCAATGATCAAATAGTAACAGGGTGACCCAGGCTGCCTCTGCTTTCTACAGTCTTCAGCAGATACTGCCTGGGTGGCActaagggtttccccccccccctacaaatgTGTCTATTTTAATGTGAAAGCTGGTCTTCTGCCACATTCTGTAGTTCATttaatacagtggttcccaaacttttggggccaccacccccttggttccacaaactcaaccccagcgccccctgtgtgtgtgtaaagtgccatcaagtcgcagccaacttatggcaaccccttttttagggttttcatggcaagagactaacagaggtggtttgccagtgccttcctctgcacagcaaccctggtattccttggtggtctcccatccaaatactaaccagggctgaccctgcttagcttctgagatctgatgagatcaggctagcatgggccatccaggtcagggcatcctataaaaagcattatttaaaataggggtttgcgtgactcactaaagaagataataacaataacatttcaaaacagtaacaattaattgcacatgtattcaaaatcaaattaaaactttttagttgaaatttcttcaagaaaactgatgaacttgatccagtggtaccagctcttcaaagtctggaaaaaaattctgatagtttccaccaaatttgccagcatggtgccatagcttgatctattgtatattagtaaacaacacagttgaaggggcccacctctaacaccccctgctgcccctttgcctcttagagcccccctaggtaatcccactgccccccagggggtggtactgcccacttcgggaaccactgatttaataCTTCCAGCCATGCAGCCGCTACAATTActcaggggaagggaaagcgatctTCATGTCCCTTGTTAATTTTTCTGTTGTGTTTTTCCGAAGAGGATTTTCGCAATGCAACGTTCACCCTGGCCGGAGTGCCCAACCAGCGCCTTCCATCCCTGGTGAGTAGCTTCCACCCACCATCCAGTGACACTGAACTGCCCTTCTGTGGGTCGCTACCACATTGGTGCGAGGCTCGGCTATTGCCAGTCATTCGCTTCTGAAAGCAAGCGGAAGGTGCCAGAACTTAAACCTGCCTACAAAGCAATTCCCCTAATGTCTGGTGTACGTCGTGGGCATAAGCAGGTTCTCGTTACTTAAGGCTGAAGTAAGACTGTGTGTGCATTTCTGAACAAAGAGAACTATCCCTGGCTTGTGGCCTTTTTTCCTGTGACACAGCTTCTCACACAAGTGACTATTTCTGAGAGAAGAAATACCCTTTGCCAGAGCAGAGGTTTCCTTCCAGCAATTGAGGTGGGCGTTGCTCTCCCTTAAATCACTTGGCAAAggtactcccctgtgcaagcaccaggtcattactgacccatggggtgacgtcacatcccgatgtttactaggcagactatatttacggggagGTTTGCCTTTGcgttccccagtcgtctacgctttacccccagcaagctggatactaattttaccgacctcggaaggatggaaggctgagtcaactttgagccagctacctgaaacagacttctgtcgggattgaactcaggttgtgagcagagcttttgatcaCTTGAGTGATCCCTAAAATAGcttatttggggttttttaattgcTCTTAAGCTGCGTCACTTCAAGCAAGTCTTGGGAGAGACGGCATATCAGTTTCCTACATAAAAATGAGTACAGGAGACTTTTCTGTCCATACCTGAGATGCTTTACTGTCATGCTGTCTTTCCTTTGCGTCACTTTCAGGGGATGACGGAGTTGGGCAGAACGCTGACTGAGAAATACAGAGCAGGAAAGATGGCTCCTCTCATGCCCAGCACGAATCAGGAAGAGTGGCCCAGCTACACGCGGGCCATGTCTGACTGGTCCCGCTTCGTCTCCACTGCTGGAGAATTCAAATTACCCAGTTCTAACAAAAAAGGTATGAAGTGCTATTGCCTTTCAGTGCTCAGAAAGGCTAGTCTAAACTTTATTTACTTAGCATTTTTCCTTCAGTGAGGACCCACATtgttccgttttatcctcacccagcaagcttccatggcagcatggggatttgaacatgcaCCAGCcagacatagttaaattgtagaactccctgccccaggatgtggtgatggctgccaacttggaaagctttaagaggggagtggccatgttcatggaggagaggggtattcatggctaccagtaaaaaaaaatggatactagtcatgatgcatacctattctttccagtaccagaggagcatgcctattatatgaggtgctttggaacacaggcaggacaatgctgctgcagtcgtcttgtttgtgggcttcctagaggcacctggttggccactgtgtgaacagactgctggacttgatggaccaccttggtctgataagaacataagaaaagccctgctggatcagtccaaggcccatcaggtccagcagtctgttcacccagtggcctgccaggtgcctctaggaagcccccaaacaagacaactgcagcagcaccatcctgcctgtgttccacagcacttaagataataggcaataatagtctgatccagcatggcctttcttatgttcttatgcatctcccagatcctagtctaacactccaaCTGCTGCATATGTCGCCACTCAGTTGCCCTCAGCAGTACCGAAATGGGAAAGTTGTCTTCTGAGTACTCAGTTCAATTGCAAGTCCTTTCCTTGAGACGGGTTTTCTGGCCTGGCCCAGGTTGGGTGATGTAGCTCAGTGGAGACTGTGATGCCATGGAGactcccctccaaagctgccagttcCTGCCGGGGATTTGAtctctataaaggtaaaggtcccctatacgaagcaccgggtcattcctgacccatggggtgacgtcacatcccgacatttccaaggcagactttgtttgtggggtggtttgccagtgccttccccagtcatcttccctttacccccagcaagctgggtactcatttcaccgaccttggaaggatggaaggctgagtcaaccttgagccagctacctgaaaccgacttccgtcgggattgaactcaggtcatcagcagagtttttgactgcagtactgcagcttaacactctgcgccacggggctctatagttagttgtaattccagaactacAAGCTCCAtgttgaagttggcaaccctaaacctgtgTTGGGTTGTGATCTCAACTTGTGTTAGTAGCGTTCCATTGCCATGGCCAAAGTCCTGATATGGTTACAAGTTCCTTCCACACAGAGGTCTATCTCCATTTTGGTTACCAAGCaatggctgttgttttttttagcatttACATGACGTGGTCTGACTGTGCCAGTCATCTTTTCCCTGTCCTTGGTTTGCTGTTTCTCAAACTTGCTTTTCCCCAAGGTTTTTGGGAAGAGCACAATCCGAGAGCATCATAAAGTAGCCTGGCGGGGAAGATGCACATTAGCCAAGGTCCCGCCCATCTTGACACCGCTTTCCATGCTTCAGTCCTCTGTAGCTTCTGTTCTGTACCTCGGCCACCTCCTGCATCACCAAagggccatttttttaaaatcagaaattcCTAATTATAGCATTACAATGATTTCTTACCACCATCTACAACTTCTGCATCACGTAAACAGTAAACCCATGCTACAATCTCATACGTTGTGCTCATTTGCAATTTTCACTTGCTTTCCCTCTCTTCTTGTTCAGTATCCATGTCTTTGTTGCCCAAATGCCCAGGAGGAAtgatggggaaggaggagggggcacAGGCTTGGCTATGTTTAAGGCGAACCTAGTTGCCACCATTCACACAGCGCTGACCAGCACTGtagccacatgaagctgcccttatactgaatcagacccttggtccatcaaagtcgatattgtctactcagaccagcagtggctctccagggtctcaggcaggggtctttcacatcacctactttcctggtccttttaactggagatgccagggattgaacctgggactttctgcatgccaagcagatgctttaccactgagccatagcccctccccacagtactGCGTGACATCCCTGCACCAGGAAGCAAACCGAATGAAGACCAGGGGGACTGTTATGTCAGGTTCATTAGGCTTTCAAAAAGTTGATTTGCAGCAGCCAAGATGGGGGAAGGAGGGCCCAGGAGTCAACAGCCCACCCTCCTTAGGACTTCAGCAAGAGATAGGTGCAAAGATGATGAAGGGAACCAGGAATGGAGCGGCCAAGCCAGAGCTGGGAggcatcatttcccccccccccaactttccaGTCCTGGATGTCAAAGGCTGCAGTCAGGATCAGGTGGACAGCTTCAAGAGGTCTCTCTGGAGGATATCTGcaggcatagtggttaaaagtggtgatctggaacggcagactctaatctggagaaccaggcttgattccctactccatatgagtggcagaggctgatctggtgaaccggatttgtttcccctttcctccacatgtagccagctgggtgaccttgggctagtcacagctccacctacctcccagggtgtctgttgtggggaggggaagggaaggtgattgtaagcggatttgattctgccttaagtagtagagaaagtcggcatataaaaaccaactcttcttctttcgaAGGCACGCTACAGCTCTTCAGCGTGCAGCTGCACTGCCAGATTGAATCATCTTTATTTAAATGGGATTGTCGCTCCCCAAGAAGGGTGTCCTTACTTTGCCTTTTCCAGTAGCATTTCTGCAATCCAGATTCCAGGCTTCTGTAGCTGAGCAGAGTGTTCTTAGCTGAGctgtgctctgtgtgtgtgtgtgtgtgtgtatgtacactCTCTAATCCCCCAGCGGTTTCAGTATAATGAGATTAAAGCCGACTTGTGAGGATCTTTTCTTGACCCACTTATTCAATGATTGGGAGGTATTATTAGATGCAAGATGGTTCCACAACAAACCACAGCATTGTCCTCTCTGGTCTCGCCCTTCCACGTTTCCTTCCTCATTTCTCAGCCCCAGAATGCAGGGAGGGATTTGGATCAGTCTTCTGCTTCATAACATGGAAAAGCCCCTGCAGTTCGTTCACAGCTTCTCTCCCCAGCTCCCGCTGCCAGCTTTCTTCCTGAGCCTGCACATACCATGTCagctaggactagggttgccaggtccctcttcaccactggcgggaggttttgggggcagagcctgaagagggtggggtttgggggggactacaatgccataagagtccaattgccgaagctgccattttcttcaggtgaactgatctctatcagctggagatcagttgcaatagcaagagatctccagctagtacctggaggttggcaacgttagCTAGGACAGGCACCCCAGAAGTCTCTGTAGCCACCTGTCCCATCAGTAGGAAGGCATTAAGATCCTCTGCCTCTAGGCAAAACTCAAGTCTTCTATCTGTATTTTTCACAGTTCTTGGATTCAGCTGTTACGCTGTGAGATACTTAAAACCCGATGTCACCCAGACTTGGCGGGTAAGTGCTCCATTGCCACTGCTATGTATGGGCAAGGGGGGGTCCTTTACACTGAGTGCTCTTGAGAGGACACATTTGCCTTGTTAAGAAGAACACCTTTGTGGCCTGAGATACGCAGCACTATGCTGTCATCATGGCAAAAAGCACAATCCCTGCCGAGAGACTATTGCAAAGGTGGGGTAGCCATGATAGTCTGtcgcagcaaaataaaacaaaaatcctgTGGCACCTTCAAAGATTGGCAATGTTTATTTTCCATATGAGCTTTCATGcgtcacggctcacttcttccaGATATGTGAAGGGAAGATAATCTTCCCTTCACAatatctgcagaagtgagctcGGTCGTATGAAAACGCATCTTGAAATAAATGTTCATCTTTTAAGGTGACACTGgacttgttttattttgccaAGAGGTGCCTTTTGGTGTCTTGGGAGACTAAGGAACCCGAGATCTTTTCTAAGCTACTGAATCCCTTGACACCCAAGAGCAAAAGGAACGCCAAGACAGAAGGGCCCTTGATCGAAACACCACCAGCACTTCCTAGACTCTGAGCCTTAGTTTTCTCAGCATTCTCCCCCACTGGAGAGAGACGCTTTAGGAGGACACATGCAGGTATAAGACTAAACTCAGGGTAGAGATTGAGCCTTAGAATCAGTGTTCTGGATATGAGATTGCAGTATTTTATTTCACACTGACCAAAAACGGCTTGTTTACCCTGTTACTCATGCAGtttagacacccccccccgccccctccaatAAGCACCCTGGTAAACATTCAGAACCTCTGGGGGGTCATATGGCTGATCTACtgcaaagtgcaaaaaaaaaaaaaagcccacaaaAATTTTGAGTTGTTCTTCGACATGGATTTATCATCTGTATGGAAGGTGGATTGTCAGTGCAATCCGatgcagagttacaccagtctaaccCCATTGAAACCAAGTAACTCTAGAccaagtaactctgcataggatcttGTTGGATGTTACTCACAGAATCCTCTTTCCACTCCTTGTTCCCTGCCAGTATTGCCTCAACCAGAATCCCAGCCTGGATATGTATGGACCAAAACCCATCCCCTACAGCACTGTGTAAGTATCACCACATGCTGATAACTCTGTCATTATGAATCCCTTGATAACTCTGCCACTTggctgataattttttttttttttgcaggaataCTTTCAGGAGTTTTGGATCAGCACACAGGTAATTGGCGATGATGGTTTAAAGGCTGGCATGATCCAGTTCCGCAAGAGGGGAAATGAAATGACTATCCCAGTCAACCAAGACTGGCTGGTGCTTTGTGCTCATAGGGTCACATCATCACTTTCACTATGAGCACATAAGCAGGCAAGGGAGACTGTTGGGGGTCTGTTACCTGGCGACCCTCCCCTGAAATTCCTGATTTGGAAGGTGGCGTTCCCTAGAAACTCACAGGGAACCCCatttcttagttgttcccttGTACAGCAGCTCCagggtatgtgtgtatgtatatattttgtttttaaaaggtataTCCTGCTTTGTCGAAGAGTGAAGCAACTTACACAGAATGAAAACAACACTACACTAGTAAACTAGCTCAAGTCATAATAAAATACCACCGCCATCTCGCACCCCAAATAAGAGCACCCCAAAGATACAGAAACAGACCCCCAAATCAAGCAATTGTACTTGCAAGTCTAGCACAAAAATCCATCTTCGCTACAATAAAAGCTCAGCAGACGGAGGGTTTGTTTCCATAGCCTTGGTGGAAGAGGGTATATGTAATTTTCTAAACCTTGCCTGAAAGGGCACCCTATGTACCTCCTCTGGCAAACCATTCCAAAGGATAGGGGCCACCTCAGAAAAAGCTAAATACCGTACCATCAAATGTACCTTCTGAAAGGCGAGGACTTCAAGCAGGAGACATTGAGCCAGCCTAACCTAGTGTGTCTAGCTGACATTTTTAGTACCTTCTCATTCCCGTTTTTTTCTGGGTTACATAACCTAGTGATTGGGCCTGTGTGGGgagaaggaaataaaaataaggccaaggccaatggttcAAAATAGGTAAGGGGCTTCTTTGGGGGAATCTgcagttattgcagtagtccttatgagcataaattctacagattcccctgaagaagtaccttgggcaaaatgcataggggatttttattctgagtaataaaaaaatcttgttacctattttgcacctttggccttatttttatttcctgttactggtgcgGCTCTTTTATTTCTATTTGCTGTATGCGGAGAGGCAATTTTTTCAATATATCAGCCCTAGACCACAAAGGGTTAAAACCAGCCCTTTTAGTTGTGATACCCAGTGCCCCAGTTGTGGAAATAGCGTGGCACGGGTATAATGTTTTGCCTTGACCAagagatataagaacataagaaaggccatccatgctggatcagaccaaggtccattaagtccagcagtctgttcacacagtggccaaccaggtgccactaggaagcccacaaacaactgcagtggcattatcctgcctgcgtcccacagcacctaatataataggtatgttcctctgatcctggagataataggtatgcatcatgaccagtatccattctgactagtagccatgaatatccctctcctccatgaacatgtccactcccctcttaactatgcattgtgtgaagaaatacttccttttatctgttttcaatctcaccctccagctttagatgaccccacattctagtattatgggcaaggtagaaaagcttctccctgtccactctctccataccatgcataacatCGAACCCATAGAGAGACAGGCAGCTGCATTTTTGCACAAGctgacttcaagggcagccctagacagagcatgttacagtagtctCAATCGgcaggttacagaagcatgggtGAATATAGCTGTATCAGGCAGGGGAGAGAGCTTTCACAATGGAGAATATTAGAAAGCGCTTCTAGTTACAGCACCAGCTGGAGTGTCCCCCAGGCTCTTCACATGGCCAAACAGGATCAGCTCGACCCCACCCAGTCTCCtcaacacatgaaggtgccttatactgaatcggacccttggtccatcaaagtcagtattgtctactcagacctgcagtggctctccggggtctcaggtagaggtctttcatatcccctatttgcctagtccctttagctggagatgccagggattgaacctgaggccttctgcatgccaagcagatgctctaccactgagccacggctcctcccctaaaCATCTGCCTTCCCAAACACGGCCACTTTGGTCTTGTTTGGTCTGAACTTCAGCTTGGTAGGAAGGACAAGTGTCTCCTACTTCAGAAGTGTTCTTCCTCTCTTGGTAGGGGCATTCTTCCTTCCTTTGCTAGTCTTACAGACATCAAACCCATAGAGAGAACAAAGATATGTTCCCTGACCTGGCAGGAAACCGTGACAATGTTGTCCATTGACTCTGCCCTATGCCTCTCTGATGTGATTTGTAACACAACCAACCCTGCCTTTGATCATCTTCAAACACATGGCCCTGCACGAGAGGAGGTCCCAGCCCCAGCCAGAACGAGACAACAAGGACAGTCTTCCCAGAAATCTTAGCAGATGGCACAacaagaggcattttctgccaggACAAATATCCTACACGAGAACAGCACTTTTACGTCACTGTTAAAAAGATTGTCAGGAGGGCAGTGGCTGTAGAACATGCAACATATGTTGGGTTTTCATGTGGTTAGAAGAGGCCTTCTTGGCAAACTCGGGTGGGGGGCAAGGGCTGAATAGCAGAGCCTCAGCTGCCAGCCAACTCAGAGAGCAGAAGTTCCAAACTTTCCAAAGAACACACTTCATTGTGCCTTTCATGTGAGTCTTCTAGGTCAGCTAAGGGCTTGGAAAATGATCCTGGACCATGtaaatagggaggggctgtggctcagtggcagagcatctgcttggcgtgcagaaggtcccaggttcattccccagcatctccagttaaagggactaggcaagtaggtgatgtgaaagacctcagcctgagaccctggagagccgctgctggtctgagcagacaatatgactttgatggaccaagggtctgattcagtataaggcagcttcatgtgttcatatgataaTCTTAAATTGGAGAAAGTTTGAAAGCAGCGTGGGTTTGGAAAGGGACTGTTGTTTGGTTTATCCATCTGTATCTTCTCTTCCTTTCTAGCCGTTCCCACTACCTCCAGCCCTGGCGCTAGGAAAGGGCTTTTCGAGCCAAGCAAATCTTCTTCTGCAGCATCTGAAcatccacacaaacacacaaaataaataaaaagtgtattAGCTGCCTCAGCCGATGAAGATGCAGATAAAGCCATGAAAACAGGCGTTAAAAGAAAGGAAGGTGGAGGAGGGGGTAGAAGATGACAGGGTTTTCCTGGCCATCTTTGAATTTCTATGTGGTGTCAGGCTGCCTTAGCACCGAAACAGGAAGCCGCCTGAAGTGATGCCCTGGTCTCTCTACATGGCAGAGCTCAGCATCTTGGGGTAAACATTAGATTTTGCCCCACCAACGACAGCCTCTGGACTTTGCCAGGTATagcttctggcagccattttgaattGAGCTAGTACTTCCCTGCAGTTTCTCCTCTTCCCTTGGGCTTCTGTTTCTTTATCATGCTTAAATGTGACAAAGCGACCAGGTTTCAGTCAGGGCGCAATCTCCCCCTACCCTTTCAGAGCATGCCAAGCTGGGGAACCTCACACATGCTGGAGGATATAGGGAATGTGTATTGCAGAACTGCATATCCGTGACTGCATGTTTTTGCGAGATGAAGCCAGCTTGGCTTTTTAAAGCCGTGTCCCTTTACCTTGCCTGCCTTCCTCTAATCAGCATTGTCAGGGTTGCAAACATGTTTTTTGTGgacagaaaggcagaataaatgTTACCTAACAATAGGTTTCCATTCAACTAGAAACATGCTCTTCAGAGAGCACTCACCAGAAGTGTTTCACCTAAAGCACCAAGCCATTGAGAAAACATATTCCGCTTATTCTCATTCCGTTCTCAAACTGGACCAGCCAGCAGTAAGATCCACTATCATTTCTGTAATATTCTGAAATAGATTAAGAACTCCTCTAGGAAGAAATAccaaggcaagcccccccccacacacacacaaaggtttgGAGCCAAGACAATCTGGGTTTTAATCAAATGTCACCTGCTGCCAACAGCATCCTTCCTCAAGCAGAAAGGCATTTCTCAATCCAATCCACCTCTCCAGCCAGGAGTTAGGGAAAGGACTCTTTCCGGCAATAGCTTTTGGATAGTTTGGCCATCATGACAGACATTTGAAAGCCTTTGCTTGCACTGATCACGTCTGCGTTTCCCCCCTAATGCTTAATTCTGTGCTTGTATGTTTTCCAATTAAATGTTTGTGTGTGCTGTCTTTTTTGGGCTTGCTGatattctcccacacacacacacaggcaaagcATTACACTGCTGTTCCTGTGTTTCAACGTGACCTTCAGAAGGGTGACTGGGCCAAGGGCATCCAGTGCCACAGAACAAATGGCATGGCTCTGTTTTACTGCCTCTCATAAAACCCAGTTGGGGTTCCTATCTGCTTTGTCAAAAAACAACGGGAAGCT
Above is a genomic segment from Euleptes europaea isolate rEulEur1 chromosome 17, rEulEur1.hap1, whole genome shotgun sequence containing:
- the SPMIP8 gene encoding testis, prostate and placenta-expressed protein is translated as MAQTLDLVPWPQDSSPVYASPAILIPLEPRKTMLSGVKNCLYHPLLPTLRRMDMDTVAHRLTDEHSRTVTACSKEDFRNATFTLAGVPNQRLPSLGMTELGRTLTEKYRAGKMAPLMPSTNQEEWPSYTRAMSDWSRFVSTAGEFKLPSSNKKVLGFSCYAVRYLKPDVTQTWRYCLNQNPSLDMYGPKPIPYSTVNTFRSFGSAHSRSHYLQPWR